CCAGGCCCTGGCCGAGACGAACGAGGCCATCGCCAACCTGGAGGCCTCGCTCACCTTCCCCGTGGGTGGCCGGGAGGTGCGCTACAGAGACCTGGAGCGGCTGCTGGCCAACGAGAAGAGCGCCGTGAGGCGGCGCGCGCTCTCCGAGGGGGCCCTGCCCGCCCTGGAGCGGCTCAGCCAGTCCTTGCGCCGCCGCGAGGAGCGCACCGCGGAGCTGGTGAAGGAGCTGGGCTACAGCTCCTACGAGGCCTTCGGTGGGGAGCTGCGCCAGGCGGATCTCGCCCAGTTGAGCATCCTGGCGGAGGAGATTCTCCAGGCCACCCAGGAGCCCTACAAGACGGTGATGGAGCGGCTGGCGCAGCGCGAGCTGGCGATGCCGTTCGCGAACCTCACCCGCGCCGACATCCCCCGGCTGTTCCGCGCCCGGGAGGTGGAGGATGCCTTCCCGAAGGAGGAGCAGCTCCTGCGGGTGCACACCTCGCTCCAGGGCCTGGGCATCGACCTGAGCGCGATGCCCAACATCTACCTCGACTCCCGGGAGCTGCCCCGGAAGAACTCCCGCTCGCTCACGCTGCCCATCGAGGTGCCCGCGGACGTGCGGCTGTCCCTGAAGCCGGGCTCCGGCGTCCTTCAGCAGGCGCGGCTGATGCACGAGGTGGGGCACGCGCTGCACTACGGCTTCACCCGCGAGCCGCGCTTCGAGCTGGCCAAGCTGGGCAACCCCACCGTGGGCGAGGCGTATGGGGCGCTCCTGGAGGACCTGCTGGAGGATCCCGTCTGGCTGGAGGAGCACGCGGGCGTGCGGGGCGAGGAGCGCGCGCAGTACCTGGCGGCCTCCAGCGCGCACAAGCTGTTCCTCATCCGCCGTGCCGCCGGGCGGCTGCTCTATCAGCTGGAACTCCACCGCCAGCCGGGGGCCGAGCCGCGCGAGCTGTACCGCGCCATCATGGAGCGCACGGACGCCATCCCCATGAGGCCCGAGGACGAGGCGCGCTACCTGGTGGATCAGGAGGACTTCTTCCAGTCCGCGGACAACTTCCGGGCGTGGTTCCTCGCGGGCCAGCTCCAGGGGCAGCTCAAGGTCCGCTTCGGGCCCGCGTGGTGGCGCAGCACCGAGGCCGGCGAGTTCCTCAAGGGGCTCTGGGCCCACGGCAACGCGCTGTCCGCGCGCGAGGTGGCCCAGGCCATCGGCGAGAAGGGCCTCGCGCCCGACGTGCTGCTGCTCCGCCTGGGCACCACCCTTCAGGTCCCCATGACCCTGGACGTGAAACCGGCCGCGGAGAGCCCCGCGCCGCCCCCGGCCCCCGTGGCGCCTGCGCCCGAGGCGCCCGCCCCCACGCCCACGCCCGAGGCCCCGGCGCCGCCTGCGCCCGAGGCCCCGGCTCCGGAGGCCGGCCCCTAAGCCTCACCGCGCCTTCAGCGTGCGGAAGGTGATGGAGTACCGCGTCTGTTTCACGGCGGGAATGCTGTGCTGCCACGTGCTCCGGGCTTCGCCGCCCAGCACGTAGGCCGAGCGCGGCGCCAGCTCCTGGGCGTACACGCGCCTCGCCTCGCCCTGGCCCCGCTGGAAGCGCATGCGGCACGCGCTTCCCAGCGAGACGCCTACGACTTGAGGGCCGAACATGGGCGCGTCCCGGTGCCAGCCGATGGTGGCCCCCGGCGGGTACTCGCTCAGCAGGGCCTCCACGAGCTGCTCCGGGGGTTCCGCCATCAGCTCCGCGCACCGGCTCCTCAGCGGCAAGAGGTAGTCCGGCAGGGGCGGGCCGGGCTCCACCTTCCAGCTCTCGTACCCGTAGAGCCAGCCGAAGTGCGCCGTGCGCCTCCGGGCCACCTGCCCGTGCATCCGGATCTCCGAGAAGGCCACGCCGCGCAGGTGCTCCAGCAGCAGCGCCTCCTCGGACTCCGTGAGGAAGTCCGGGACATAGATGAGGCCCTCGGGCCGCTCCCCTTCCCGTCCAGGCATGACGTCCACCTCTGTGGAGCCCTCCAGGGCCCTTCAATGGCAAGAGGCCCCCACCGCGTTCACGGTGGAGGCCCCGGGTTCAGCCCAGCGGGTGAGCGGTTACAGGAGCTTCATCAGCTCCGCGCGCTTGGCGCTGTACTCATCGTCGGACAGCACTCCCGCCTTGTGCAGCTCGTGCAGCTCCTTCAGGCGCTGCGCGGGGCTGCGGGAGTCGCCCCCACCGGCGGCCTCGGGCGGCGGGCCCTGAGGGGCCTGGCGCGCCTGCTGCTGGTTGTTGGCGAACATCTGCGCCATGCCCATGCCCATGCCGAGCCCCATGCCCTGGAGCGCGCCATCCGAGCCGCTGCCGTGACCGCCGCCCTTCGCCATGCCCTCGGAGGCGCCCAGCATCGCCTGGCCCTGGGCGTAGTTCTGGAAGCCGCCCGCCATGCGCGAGTAGGCCGCGTCCTTGGAGAACTTCTTGAGCGTGAGCTCGTCCTCTTCCTTGATGCTCACGTGGAAGTTGCCCATGCGCACCACGGTGAGGCCGTAGCCATCCACGTGCGGCTTGAGCCCGGAGATGACCTCGGTCTCGATCTCCTCGGTGTACGCGCCGCTCGTCACGTCCAGCAGCGGCCAGCGCTTCTTCACGAGCAGCTCGGCGATGCGGTCCCGCGTCACCTTGAGCACCTGGCCCTTGAACCAGCCCAGGAAGTCCTCGTTGCTGGAGCGGCCCATGCCCACGAGGCCCACCACCAGCCGCTCGGGCTCCGTCACGCGGATGGAGAAGTCGCCGTACACCATGGTGCCGATACCCAGGCCCGTCTCCGGATCCCTCACATCGCCGATGGGTCCACCGAACTTCACCCCGGTGTGCTCGCGCGTGGAGACGAAGAAGATCTCCGAGATGAAGAGGTTCCCGCCGGTGAAGCCCTCTACCAACCGGGAGAGGAACGGGATGTTCTTCGTGTCCAGCGAGTGGCGGCCGGGCCCCAGCTTGCCCTCGACCTTGCCGTCCTTGACGAAGAGGGCCACCTCATCCGCGTCCACGGTGAGCTGGGTGAGCATCCGGACGTTCTTCTCCGGATACTTGTAGATGATCTCTCCCTTGGCCTCGTCCGCGCGGGCAATGAAGTTGCGCTTCGTCTCGCCTTTGATCGTGTCGAAAAGACCCATCTTGCTCGCTTAGCCTCCGTCCGGACCGCGTCACCTACCAGAACCCACGCCGCCGTGCCTTCCATACGGATAGCGGCCAGGGGGATTGCATGCTCGCCCTTCGGCGAGCCTTTTCCTATCCGCAAGATGCCATTTTTATTCGAAATCGCCTAGGCGGCCCAG
The sequence above is a segment of the Stigmatella aurantiaca genome. Coding sequences within it:
- a CDS encoding SPFH domain-containing protein → MGLFDTIKGETKRNFIARADEAKGEIIYKYPEKNVRMLTQLTVDADEVALFVKDGKVEGKLGPGRHSLDTKNIPFLSRLVEGFTGGNLFISEIFFVSTREHTGVKFGGPIGDVRDPETGLGIGTMVYGDFSIRVTEPERLVVGLVGMGRSSNEDFLGWFKGQVLKVTRDRIAELLVKKRWPLLDVTSGAYTEEIETEVISGLKPHVDGYGLTVVRMGNFHVSIKEEDELTLKKFSKDAAYSRMAGGFQNYAQGQAMLGASEGMAKGGGHGSGSDGALQGMGLGMGMGMAQMFANNQQQARQAPQGPPPEAAGGGDSRSPAQRLKELHELHKAGVLSDDEYSAKRAELMKLL
- a CDS encoding alpha-ketoglutarate-dependent dioxygenase AlkB; translation: MPGREGERPEGLIYVPDFLTESEEALLLEHLRGVAFSEIRMHGQVARRRTAHFGWLYGYESWKVEPGPPLPDYLLPLRSRCAELMAEPPEQLVEALLSEYPPGATIGWHRDAPMFGPQVVGVSLGSACRMRFQRGQGEARRVYAQELAPRSAYVLGGEARSTWQHSIPAVKQTRYSITFRTLKAR
- a CDS encoding chromosome segregation protein SMC; the encoded protein is MLPRVPCLLAVALCLTACLKAPPASPPGPPTEAQRLATDVKDLAAQARALLEMQDRLVWEHWTEGKPVDIAATYRGKEGLFSVENIRKIDRLRQLTQDARELRALTALQSHFAGEYLSQALAETNEAIANLEASLTFPVGGREVRYRDLERLLANEKSAVRRRALSEGALPALERLSQSLRRREERTAELVKELGYSSYEAFGGELRQADLAQLSILAEEILQATQEPYKTVMERLAQRELAMPFANLTRADIPRLFRAREVEDAFPKEEQLLRVHTSLQGLGIDLSAMPNIYLDSRELPRKNSRSLTLPIEVPADVRLSLKPGSGVLQQARLMHEVGHALHYGFTREPRFELAKLGNPTVGEAYGALLEDLLEDPVWLEEHAGVRGEERAQYLAASSAHKLFLIRRAAGRLLYQLELHRQPGAEPRELYRAIMERTDAIPMRPEDEARYLVDQEDFFQSADNFRAWFLAGQLQGQLKVRFGPAWWRSTEAGEFLKGLWAHGNALSAREVAQAIGEKGLAPDVLLLRLGTTLQVPMTLDVKPAAESPAPPPAPVAPAPEAPAPTPTPEAPAPPAPEAPAPEAGP